One Benincasa hispida cultivar B227 chromosome 5, ASM972705v1, whole genome shotgun sequence genomic window carries:
- the LOC120077618 gene encoding transmembrane protein 45B, with protein sequence MGQFVPHVASGFVFTLLGLWHTVNTIKTYNLRGSSNFKVRFWYPLNHPLSILKYLELIFVFSFSIVAIFRQFWDYPFVHLSFQIINLEHATMFLHLAIFSGFIFYNELNRSSSVLSGVEGVFAACVFSQELFLLHFHSADHNGIEGHYHWLLQIIVFASLVSVLVAACYPTNFPAALVLSLLVVLQGCWFMNMGFMLWVPNLVPKGCSMRIIENGKDEMLGAVICASKEADMRARALANLQFSWILAGILIFTGFISLKCTKSENCSSKIQLTDYEQL encoded by the coding sequence ATGGGGCAATTTGTACCTCATGTAGCATCTGGTTTTGTATTCACTCTTCTTGGCCTTTGGCATACTGTGAATACAATCAAAACCTACAATCTCAGAGGCTCTTCAAATTTCAAAGTAAGATTTTGGTACCCTCTCAATCACCCGCTTTCCATACTCAAGTACTTGGAGCTCATTTTCGTGTTCTCTTTTTCGATCGTTGCAATTTTCAGACAATTTTGGGACTACCCTTTTGTTCACTTGTCTTTCCAAATCATCAACTTGGAGCATGCAACCATGTTCCTACACCTTGCTATATTTTCAGGTTTTATTTTCTATAACGAGCTGAATCGTTCATCGAGCGTATTATCCGGTGTTGAAGGCGTCTTTGCAGCCTGCGTTTTCAGTCAAGAACTGTTCTTGCTCCATTTCCACTCGGCTGACCATAATGGCATCGAAGGTCATTACCATTGGCTCTTGCAGATCATAGTGTTCGCATCTCTCGTGTCGGTACTCGTAGCTGCTTGTTATCCTACCAACTTCCCTGCAGCTCTTGTTCTTTCATTATTGGTTGTTCTGCAAGGGTGTTGGTTTATGAACATGGGGTTCATGCTATGGGTTCCAAACCTAGTTCCTAAGGGTTGCAGCATGAGGATCATCGAGAACGGCAAAGACGAAATGCTCGGAGCAGTCATTTGTGCCTCCAAGGAAGCTGATATGAGGGCACGAGCACTTGCCAACCTGCAATTCAGTTGGATACTAGCAGGAATTCTTATATTTACTGGATTTATAAGCCTCAAATGTACTAAATCTGAAAATTGTAGCTCGAAGATCCAGTTAACGGACTACGAGCAGCTTTGA
- the LOC120077620 gene encoding uncharacterized protein LOC120077620 encodes MATASATLSPAMPTAAPIAAGSRRQRQTNVHYITGLNSFGGLKAHNNVVSLGLPVCADQSFANIMSSLKYPSKGKGKNGGGALSSTCNAAGEIFRIAAIINGLVLIGVAVGFVLLRIEASVEEAE; translated from the coding sequence ATGGCTACAGCTTCCGCTACCCTCTCGCCGGCTATGCCCACCGCCGCCCCCATCGCCGCCGGCTCAAGGCGGCAGAGGCAAACCAATGTCCACTACATAACTGGGCTTAACTCCTTTGGTGGCTTGAAAGCTCACAACAATGTCGTCTCCTTGGGCCTTCCGGTTTGTGCTGATCAATCATTTGCTAACATTATGAGTTCTTTGAAATACCCATcaaagggaaaagggaaaaacgGCGGTGGAGCTCTCTCTTCCACTTGTAATGCCGCTGGTGAGATTTTCAGGATTGCTGCCATTATCAATGGGCTTGTTCTTATTGGAGTGGCTGTGGGGTTTGTTCTTCTTCGGATTGAAGCATCTGTGGAAgaggcagaatga
- the LOC120077617 gene encoding pentatricopeptide repeat-containing protein At2g15630, mitochondrial, giving the protein MNRFKILKLSSLKFKLTTNSQSFAPFSSISLQETPLESPFPSTNSSTDTTSPQTQNSLEQSARSSQWHFIKQVESTLTPSLISETLQNLHESPQIVLELLNHLQPQLLDAETLCLAIVIVACLPSPKPTLQLLKQAVGCGTTNSIREIFECLAASRDRLGFKSSIVFDYLIKSCCEMNRVDEAFECFYMMKEKGILPKIETCNDLLSLCLKLNRIEAAWVFYAEMFRLRIKSSVCTFNIMINVLCKEGKLKKAKDFIGHMESLGVKPNVVTYNTIVHGYCSRGRVEEADAILDTMKRKKIQPDSYTYGSLINGMCKLGKLEEASKIFEEMVQNGLLPSAVTYNTLIDGFCNKGNLDIAFSYKDEMLKKGIMPTVSTYNLLIHALFMEQRIDEAEGMIKEIQEKGMSPDAITYNILINGYCRCGNAKKAFSLRDQMLTSGIRPTKVTYTSLIHVLSKKNRMKEANDLFKKITSKGVLPDVIMFNALIDGHCSNSNVERALELLKDMDRMKVPPDEVTFNTIMQGRCREGKVEEARKLFDEMKRRGIKPDHVSFNTLISGYSRQGDIKDAFRVRDEMLNTGFNPTLLTYNALIQGLCKNQEADHAEELLKEMVSKGITPDDGTYFSLIEGITKVNNPVENENT; this is encoded by the coding sequence ATGAATCGTTTCAAAATTCTGAAGCTTTCTTCTCTGAAGTTCAAACTAACCACTAATTCCCAATCCTTCGCACCCTTCTCTTCGATTTCTCTCCAAGAAACTCCACTGGAATCTCCATTTCCATCCACAAATTCAAGCACAGACACCACTTCGCCTCAAACCCAGAATTCTCTCGAACAATCTGCCCGGTCCTCTCAGTGGCATTTCATCAAACAAGTAGAATCCACTCTGACTCCGTCGCTTATCTCTGAAACCCTTCAAAATCTCCACGAATCTCCACAGATTGTTCTCGAATTGTTAAACCACTTGCAGCCTCAATTACTTGATGCCGAAACTCTTTGCCTTGCCATTGTCATTGTTGCTTGTCTTCCATCTCCCAAACCCACTTTACAGCTTCTCAAACAGGCTGTTGGGTGTGGCACTACTAATTCAATCAGGGAGATTTTTGAATGTTTAGCTGCTTCTCGTGATCGTTTGGGTTTTAAAAGTAGTATTGTTTTCGATTACTTGATTAAATCTTGTTGTGAAATGAATAGGGTAGATGAGGCTTTTGAGTGTTTTTACATGATGAAGGAAAAGGGTATTTTACCTAAGATTGAGACCTGCAATGATTTGCTGAGTTTGTGTTTGAAGTTGAATAGAATTGAGGCAGCTTGGGTTTTTTATGCTGAGATGTTTAGATTGAGGATTAAATCTAGTGTTTGTACATTTAACATTATGATTAATGTTCTATGCAAGGAGGGGAAGTTGAAGAAGGCCAAGGATTTTATTGGGCATATGGAAAGTTTAGGGGTTAAACCGAATGTCGTTACGTATAATACGATTGTTCATGGATATTGTTCAAGAGGGAGAGTTGAAGAGGCTGATGCTATTTTGGATactatgaaaagaaaaaagatccAACCTGATTCTTACACATATGGCTCTCTTATCAATGGGATGTGCAAgctaggaaaacttgaagaAGCATCAAAGATTTTTGAAGAAATGGTACAAAATGGGTTGCTTCCTAGTGCTGTAACTTATAATACTTTGATTGATGGATTTTGCAATAAGGGTAATTTGGATATTGCCTTTTCTTATAAAGATGAGATGTTGAAGAAGGGCATAATGCCAACTGTGTCAACTTATAACTTGTTGATTCATGCATTGTTTATGGAGCAAAGAATAGATGAAGCTGAAGGTATGATCAAAGAAATTCAGGAGAAAGGAATGTCTCCTGATGCTATTACATATAATATCTTGATAAATGGGTATTGTAGATGTGGAAATGCAAAGAAAGCATTTAGTCTACGTGATCAAATGTTGACGAGCGGTATTCGGCCGACAAAAGTGACATACACATCACTTATTCATGTTTTGAGCAAAAAGAACAGAATGAAGGAGGCAAATGATTTGTTTAAGAAGATCACAAGTAAAGGTGTGTTGCCAGATGTCATTATGTTTAATGCTTTGATTGATGGTCATTGCTCTAACAGTAATGTCGAGCGTGCATTAGAGCTTCTGAAAGATATGGATAGGATGAAGGTTCCACCTGATGAAGTGACTTTCAATACCATAATGCAAGGGCGTTGCAGGGAAGGAAAAGTTGAAGAAGCTCGCAAACTTTTTGATGAGATGAAGAGAAGAGGGATCAAGCCCGACCATGTTAGTTTCAATACATTAATAAGTGGTTATAGTAGACAAGGTGACATAAAGGATGCTTTCAGAGTACGGGATGAGATGCTCAATACAGGATTCAATCCGACTCTTCTAACATATAATGCCCTTATACAAGGGTTATGCAAAAACCAAGAAGCTGATCATGCTGAAGAGCTTCTTAAAGAAATGGTCAGTAAAGGAATTACACCTGATGATGGCACTTATTTCTCATTGATTGAAGGTATTACAAAAGTTAACAATCCAGTTGAAAATGAGAACACATAA